From one Suicoccus acidiformans genomic stretch:
- a CDS encoding helix-turn-helix domain-containing protein produces MAKYSLELKMKVVGEYLSGTIGMNSLAKKYHIKPPKQVRIWINAYQTLGIEGLKRSRKKNSYSVEFKLKAITMYESSEKSYQEVANELGLNNPSLIARWRKEYQEQDIKGLSRKQGRPTLSKKDKGKKEQQAPSKPLKINDLELANQRIEELEYELKMQTIKNEYLEMSRNLRQQKAMKTKQESSTSSDNKKNTP; encoded by the coding sequence ATGGCTAAATATAGTTTAGAACTTAAAATGAAAGTAGTCGGAGAGTATCTGTCTGGCACAATTGGAATGAATTCACTTGCTAAGAAATATCATATTAAACCGCCTAAACAAGTGCGAATTTGGATTAATGCCTATCAAACATTGGGGATCGAAGGCTTAAAGCGCTCTCGTAAAAAGAACTCATATAGTGTAGAATTTAAATTAAAGGCAATCACTATGTATGAATCAAGCGAGAAATCCTATCAAGAGGTGGCTAATGAGTTGGGGCTTAATAACCCTAGCCTCATCGCCAGATGGCGCAAAGAATATCAAGAGCAGGACATTAAAGGACTATCTCGCAAACAAGGGAGGCCAACATTGTCTAAGAAAGATAAAGGCAAAAAAGAACAACAAGCACCTTCTAAACCCTTAAAAATAAACGACCTTGAACTGGCAAATCAGCGAATTGAAGAACTTGAATATGAACTAAAAATGCAAACCATTAAAAATGAATACTTGGAAATGTCAAGGAACTTGAGGCAACAGAAAGCAATGAAGACAAAGCAAGAGTCATCCACAAGCTCCGACAACAAGAAAAATACACCTTAA
- a CDS encoding IS3 family transposase, whose amino-acid sequence MGFPKSTYTYWQAQWKKTNPDKELKDEILEIRKEHPNYGYRRIHATLLKRGMEINRKKVHRICKELGSQVKNFGRKYRKYSS is encoded by the coding sequence ATTGGCTTTCCCAAATCTACTTATACGTATTGGCAAGCCCAGTGGAAAAAAACAAATCCTGATAAAGAACTAAAAGATGAGATTCTAGAGATTCGAAAAGAGCATCCAAACTATGGTTATCGACGGATTCATGCCACCCTTCTTAAGAGAGGGATGGAAATAAACCGAAAGAAAGTCCATCGTATCTGTAAAGAATTAGGAAGCCAAGTGAAAAACTTTGGTCGTAAATATCGAAAATACAGTAGCTAA